ataccagcaaacaaaaaagaaattaatggaaaataaagccaatcccccccccccaaacatttagtaccggttggtgttaccaaccggtactaatgtcctacgcgcacacgggtctggctcgtgccacgtggtgtcactttagcgccggttcgtgacaaaCCGGTACTGAAGGGGGGGGGACTTTTAGTCCCCACTttttagtgccggttggcaaaccggcactaaaggccgctacgaaccgacactaaaggccggttctgcactagtggtaaaGTGTGAGTTAGTAAACAATAACTTATGTGAATCATGAAATAACGAAACATTATTAACTTCTTGACTCCTTACTACTTGAGCTACTATATGTAACTATCTTAACAATATCATAATCACATTGCCCACTTTTTCAATTAGGGAATACCCAAGGATTATGCTCTCAATCATTTTCCATGTGAAGATACAAGTATCACACTTCAACTTCCTCAGAAGAACAAGAATTGGAAGTTTCGGTATTCACATATTAGGGATGGAACAAGATAACAACAATTCATAACTTGACGGCTTCCGGGTTCTTTACTATCTTAAAGAACTCAAAAGCCATCAAGTTATGCATAGCTCTCTTCTTTCATCTGAGCAACCCCCTGTGTGCTCGATATGCACATTGTTTGACTCGGACATTAAGCTCATGTTTTTCTTTGTTGCTCGAAATTTATGCTCGTCAGATATTTATGTCAGATACTTATGCAGCATGTTAGTAGTTTTGTTATAATTTTTGTAGTAGCTCTTTAATTATGTTCACCTCCACCCCCTCCCCTCACCTCCTCGGCACATGTTGGTTTTTTTCCTTTGATTTGGAACCAAATTGTAATTAATTATGTCGCCTCTATATTAACAAATCAAATCATAACTTGCAATTAGCACTTACCAATTGATAATCCAAGTGCAAGGAATTGTCGTAGCACTTTGCAAAGATGGAGGTGGTAATTATGGAGTATCGAACCAACAAGGAGATAAAGGTAGGATTGGTATTCTCTTAGGTGATATCTCTCACTGATATGATCCTACATACActaagtgtttgctttacctagaaaatAAAACATAAGTACTTTGCTGGTATGAAATGCTAGCTTTGCAAGATAATGAAGACTCGTAAATAAATGTTAGTTGCTGATTTGTTAAGAAACAGTAAAGTAAagttagcgagtgtggaaaagttgtggtaggatgtgcggaattgtccctaggcaattggatATGAAACTAAAGTGATAATCATCTATTGCAGTTTTATATGCAGGAGAGGCATATGCTAACATTTAGAGAAATTCATGTGCAAAAATAAAAAACATTGGAAGAGGGCAACATAAGGACTCTTCCATTGTTAAAGAAGGGGTAAAGAATGAAGGCGGTTGAGGTAAATTTGGATCTCTTAGCTACATCTATACTTATTTTTTGCAATTGATTTCCATTTTCATGATCCCTTCTTCCCTTACTGGCCAACAAGCACAAACTGATGGCAAGGTCTGTAGAAGCCAAGAAGTTCGGCAAAGGAAATAAAACAAGTTGTAGATGCAAAATCAAGTAGAAAGTAGAGAAAGACTACTAAAGGCCATCTAAATGTTGTCAACGAAAAGAAGGCAAAGAAGTGTCCGCCTTTAATGCTTTCACTCTTTATATTTGAACGTGGTGTCCTTTGTTGTCGTACTCCATGACGGAGCCAAAGGGGGCGTTGGAGGGGAGCACGANNNNNNNNNNNNNNNNNNNNNNNNNNNNNNNNNNNNNNNNNNNNNNNNNNNNNNNNNNNNNNNNNNNNNNNNNNNNNNNNNNNNNNNNNNNNNNNNNNNNNNNNNNNNNNNNNNNNNNNNNNNNNNNNNNNNNNNNNNNNNNNNNNNNNNNNNNNNNNNNNNNNNNNNNNNNNNNNNNNNNNNNNNNNNNNNNNNNNNNNNNNNNNNNNNNNNNNNNNNNNNNNNNNNNNNNNNNNNNNNNNNNNNNNNNNNNNNNNNNNNNNNNNNNNNNNNNNNNNNNNNNNNNNNNNNNNNNNNNNNNNNNNNNNNNNNNNNNNNNNNNNNNNNNNNNNNNNNNNNNNNNNNNNNNNNNNNNTGGTACTGACTTTGTGTTTTCCTTTGTGATCTCTCATACTTTGTGTAACCTGTCTAAATGATGGTTAGTCATGCTAATATTATGTGTGAATGATACTTTTGATATTTGCGACTTCTTGTTGTTAGTGAGTTATTTGTTGGCCATATGATTTTCCTATGTAATCCTACAATCTCATCGTGTACATGCTCTATATCAAGTTTGTACCACATGACGATTCCATGGCAAGTTTGCCAATGGGACATCGTCATTTCGCATGGCAGGCTTGGGCATAGACAATCAAATTTGAGCACCGCACAAACAGGCCATTCAAATCCAGTGAAGAAGAGCCCTCTGAAGCCCTTCAAGGCAGGTGGACAACTAGAAGACCCCGAGCGGAATCTTCTACTCTTCGCTCGTCATAGAGTGCATCCGTATCAAATTACACATAGGCGATCTTTGTGGGCCCATCAAAACAGGACAGTGATTGTCGAACAAACAGATACCGTGGGCATGGCTCCGTTGTTTTTTCCTTGGGTTTTCTGCTTTTTTTTCTCTGCCGGTTCTACCGGTTTTCTTTCCACATTTTTTCTTTACCGATGATCTCTGTTAGGATAAGCCAGGTTGAAGCCACTCTCAGGGGCACCTCTCATGCTGATCCTGCCCATGCTCAAGCGACAAAATCGTTGGGGTCAAAGTCGTGGTTGCTCGTCATGGAGACATGGATAAAAACGAGGCTTCATTGCTTTATTTTTGTGAACGTTGTTTAAATGCAGAAACATATTTTAAATTAACGAGCCTTTGGTTTTCTGCGGGGAACGGCTCGAAAACCTAACAAAAAACCAAAAGGTTTTCAAACCGGTTTTTCTAGGAACCTAGCTCACATTTTTTTTTACTCACCGAAGAGCGTAGCTGCGAGATCGCTATCGGGCCCGGTCCATTGCGGGACAATTCGTGTCGCTCTTCGTGATttcacaaaaataataataataaaatttgaACAGGACGCATCCACCCCTGTTGGAATCGATGGCGTCGTCTCCACGCTCGGCGACCGGAGTGGATGCCGCTCGCTTCCTCCGTCCGTCCGTCCCTGTCCATGTCTTGGCCGCCTCCGGCGATGGAGATCAACAAGTTCGGTTCGGTAGAATTCGATTCGTTTTAAAAAAGAAAGAAGAATCAACAAGTCTCGGCCCAACGTTGGCCCAAGAGAGGCGGGGAGGCAGGCAATCCTCCGTATATATGAGCGGCGCTAGAGATAAAAAAAAAGAAACTCGCTAGGGTTCGTCCGTCCGTTctcagagcagagcagagcagaggtGAGAGCCCAGACCTCGGccgccgccctcttcctcttcttctctgcaAACCACCCATAATCCTCCTCCTCCGGTAAGGTAAGCACGTTTCAATCCATCTCGGATTCGGCTTCGTTTGTTCGCGTCTATCTCTCTGACGCGGGGGTGAATTTGATTGAATTTCAGGAGGATATACTCTGGCGCCCGGGCCAGATCTTTAAATTTCCGCGGGAGGGCTGCTGTGCTGCACGTTCCTCCGTTTACCCCTATCTGTCTAACGCGGAGGCGAATTTGAATTTCAGGACCAGTCCGCCTTGCTCTGGCTGACGCCagaccttccttcttcttcttcttcttcttctcttcttctcttcatGCGAGTAGTGCTGTTTATAATTTTATTTATACCACCGGATCAATAGCAGCAGCAGCACAAGTAGAGGATCCAACCTCCCGAGTGCAAGCCGACTCGGTTTTGCTCCGGTGTACGGATAACTTATCTTCTTTTTCTTGTGGAACAATAATAAGTGTATAATAATCCGATTAGGACCCCTTTCCGACTGGGAGTGGGCTTTGCTGCTCCCGGTGCAGCGCTAAGTTATTATAAATAGTGGCAGAGTAAGGACGAGGATTGGCCTGTGATAATCGAGCCTCCACGCTCGCCTCAAAGATTTCGTTCAAAGCATCGTCGGCTTTCAGCTTCCTCACACTCCATGGAGGCCATAAATAACGGTTTCAGCGACAATTCCCGCAGCCAAGTAAGTTCCCTCCCTTCTTGTTCGCCATGCCTCTATTCATATTTTTGTTCTTATATATAATATTCCACTGTACGTACAATGCCAAGAGCTGTATCTTCAACTCAACTCATACACTACTATATAATACTACAGTATAACTCTCGACAGTTATTGTAGCACTCCATGTAAATGTTAAGTTGTTTGTCTAGCCTGTTATCAGCCAAATTACCTATAATTTACGTGGTTTTGACAGAGTGAAGTAGTGAATAAACAGAGTCTTCGTTTTGTTTTTGCCACCTTGTAAAACTACGAACCTGGCCATAATTTTTCTTTCGGAGCATTTACATGATCGTGCCGGAAGGAGAACAGAAAGCAATGATGACAAAAAAACACACACCGATCTGAAGAGATGTCTCTATTTGTTCTGACGATATAAATCTCCAGTTTACATCTTCCTGTTGTAGCCAGAGGCAGTCATGGGAATgcttttcattttcttcttttgcgCAACTCCTGCAACCATTCACTTGAAAGCTTTTCGACGAttattaagttttgtgtggattgaTGCATACTTTTCATTATAAAGTTTGCAAGTGTTGGAGGGCGACAATTAGCAGGATTTCTTTATATGGCTACGGAGGTTGTACCTAGAACCATACACAGAAGACTGCACATTGCTGGCAGCTGAATAATGGATGCTTGATTTATGTTGCAGCAACTGGATGACGAAGATATGCTCAGCACCCTCACTGATGATATCTTACTGTCAATCTTGGGGAGAGTCAGTTCAGTTGTGGCTACAAGGACAAGTGTGCTCTCTACACGGTGGAGGCATCTGCCTTGGTTGCTGCCTGAACTCAGCATCgatgtcaaggatttcctatctgctCCGTGTGCTGAAcctattgaggcaaatgatatggaacAAACTATGGCGTCTTTAACCAAAGCAACCAGGAGTTTGTTGGATAAACAACAGAGAGAATCCAGTATCTCAAGTTTGCACCTTGACCTCTATTTGATCAGCAATTTCCTTTGTGAAGTTGGCCAACTGATAGGTGATGCAATCGACAATGGTTTGTTGAAAGATTTGGATCTCACCGTTCTTGATGAGATGGAGCCTCTCGACTGTAGCGAGGAAGAGCTGCAACAGCGAGCACAAGACATAGATGCTTTTTTCACTGCCTACCCTAGTGTGCTCCTCTGCCTCACAAAGCTCTCTCTAAAAAATGTAGGCTTTGACAAATTGGACATGCACCATCTCCTGTTTGACTGCTGCAAGCAACTGACGCATCTAACTCTTCATCATTGTGATACCGGTTCCTTCTCTCTCTTTAAAATCGATGCACCGGGCTCAAGACTCCGTGTTCTAGAAATCGAGAAGTGTCGCTTTCTGAAAATCGACCTGGTGTGCCTCCCAAAATTAGAGAAGTTCTTATGGGAGACCTGGGTATCTCAGGTTGCCCCATTGACCTTTGGTTTTGTCCCATCTCTTGGGGAATTAGAACTCTCAAGTGCTTCGAATTGTCAGCAACGCTTATTTAGATTAAGTGAGCTTCTACACGGAGTAAGAGGCATACATACTCTCACATTGGATTTCCAAGGAGAAACCGTAAGTACTTCTTTATTTTCGTTAAATGGTACTTTATTTGGTATTCATCATGTCGTCATTGATATGGAAGTTATATCATGGATGTGTTTATGTATGATAGAGAACAAACATAGCTGTAAATTCTTTGATAGTCTCATTTCTGTGCTTGCAAACTATCAATACTTATTTTGTTTGTTTATTTAATGTTGTGATCAGCTTTGGTTGCAACCTGAAATGGAGGAACTCTGCACCGCATTCAGCAAGCTAAGGAAGCTGTTCATACGTGGTATATTTGTTGAATTTGACATTTTATGGACGACAGCTTTTCTTGTAGCAGCACCATCTATCGAAATGTTGCATATTGAGGTGATGTCTTTGTCCATATTTATTTTCTTGTCCACATTTGGAGCTTTAGTTTTACACAAATTTGAGCGGAAAGTTCTTTAAAACTTGGATTCACTCTAATGAATTGGTCACACACACACAGAGGTATGGGAACATACATGCGATGTGGGCGAGGCCAGGCTTGCTACCTACCATGAAAGAAGGAATCCTCAATGGGAAATGCACTTGGACAGGAGCTCCGACAACATGCTTCTGAAAGAGCTTGAATTCGCTGGATTTAAATCACTT
Above is a window of Triticum dicoccoides isolate Atlit2015 ecotype Zavitan chromosome 5B, WEW_v2.0, whole genome shotgun sequence DNA encoding:
- the LOC119306730 gene encoding uncharacterized protein LOC119306730, translating into MEAINNGFSDNSRSQQLDDEDMLSTLTDDILLSILGRVSSVVATRTSVLSTRWRHLPWLLPELSIDVKDFLSAPCAEPIEANDMEQTMASLTKATRSLLDKQQRESSISSLHLDLYLISNFLCEVGQLIGDAIDNGLLKDLDLTVLDEMEPLDCSEEELQQRAQDIDAFFTAYPSVLLCLTKLSLKNVGFDKLDMHHLLFDCCKQLTHLTLHHCDTGSFSLFKIDAPGSRLRVLEIEKCRFLKIDLVCLPKLEKFLWETWVSQVAPLTFGFVPSLGELELSSASNCQQRLFRLSELLHGVRGIHTLTLDFQGETLWLQPEMEELCTAFSKLRKLFIRGIFVEFDILWTTAFLVAAPSIEMLHIERYGNIHAMWARPGLLPTMKEGILNGKCTWTGAPTTCF